CAGCCGATCAATTGCCCTTCAGATTATCAATACTATGGCTATGCCTGTGCACAAACGGGTCTGGTTACAGCTTTGAATGCTTCTCTGGGCTTCTTTCCTGTGCCTCCCCCTACACCTGCAGGAGATTCTGTTTCTTTAGATTCTTCGGGCCTCTATTCACGAATTGTTGAAGGCCAGTCAGGCTATTACTATGGTGTAAATGTGCTCGAAACAGGGGTCAATGCCCAAAATCAACCCATTGCAACCCGGCTGATTCTCAGCACAGGAGTAAATGCCTGGGATCTGGGCTCGTTTAATGGGGGTTTTAGTCGAAATGTTTCCGGTTCAATCGAACTGGTCAGCAGCGATGGCTTGAATTTTACGCTGGATACCAGTCGTTCCTGGCCTGCAGGGTTTGGCTTTAATTACCAATCAGACACAAACAAGCTTACCGATGGAGGTGAGGTTTGTGTTGAGGGCTCCTGGGGCACAAGCAATAACAGTATGTGGGTTATTTCTGCCAGCGGGGTTTGGAATCCTACAGAATCCAAAGCACAGTTTCAACTGAGTATCTCAGGCTCGGCTCAAGGGGGAGCCTCTGTTTTTGCTGTCAATTCTGAAGGAACGAGTTACTGTTCAAACTATGGGGTGGGAGGGCCTTCTACCGCAAGTATTTCACTTGAAGTTTATTTGCCTCCTCAGCCAGATCCCCAACCTACGCCTACTCCCACGCCTTTACCGACTCCTACCCCAACACCTGTTCCTACGCCCACCCCTGATATCTGTGATTGTGGAGGTTTTCAGACCTTGGCCGCAGGAAAAAAAACCTGCCCTCCGAGTTGCAAGAAAATTTATAGATATAAACCCAAAGGTGAGCCTAAAAATAGTCATTGTGTCATGACAAATACAGGGGACAAATCTGGAGCAGGTCTTACATTGGCAAAAGTATACGATTTTGATAAAAAAGGAGCTGATATCACCTTTGTGTTTCGACCAAATAATGAATATACTCCAAAACATTATGATATGACAAATGATAAATCTAATTTACTCAACCCAAATGAAATTGGCTATCAAGGCAATACCAATTTACGCGTTGCGATGCCCACCTATTCAAATGACGCAAATATAAATGGCGACTATGCACTGGTACAAGAACTTTCCTTGTACAATCCCAAGGGGGGACAAGATAATGGGGATAACGGCTCATTTCGAATCTCTCCATTTATTCGTAATCAAGTAGAGAACAATAAAACAAAATACCCTAAATTAAGCCAGATCATGCAGGAACTCGATCGTTCAACACAAACAGGACTGATAGGAATTATTGAGTCAAATCGCAACAAAGAAATCAATAATAACGGATATTTTGTTGTCGGAGTAAATGGAGGAGCGATTTACAGTAAAGTTATGGAGTCTGGAACTCCAGCCTCTGTCGAAATCAAAATTGGTTTTTATACCGTTAAAGTAAAAATGGCCATTGATCCAAAAACAGGAGCGTGGGTAATCACATGCGCATAATCAAAAAACTAAAATGGATTGTCTTCTCTGGTTTTATCGCCTGCTTAGCCAGTATGCCAATCAGTTTTGCTCTTTCAAATACGCCAAGCATTCAGTTTGATCGATTTAAGGGAGAATATTTAGATGGTGTCAACAGCATTAATTTGAATGCCAGAGGGGAAGAGGCTTCATATTTTTCGTTCTTTGGATTCAGCACCTCAACTCAGCAAGTAAAAGAATTTTTTGAGTATTTTACTGCAGAAGGGGCAAAATTAACGCATCTTAGCAATATGAATCTGGCTCTCCTAAGTGGAGATTTTCCTCCTGATTATGCTGAAAATATTCACCTTGACTATGTGATCAGTCAAAATATCGTCATTGGGTATAATCTTCTCGAACCCCTGGTCGTCATGGCCGATGAAAGCAAGCCCAACTCTGTGATAAAGAAAATAAAAGCCTTGCCCTTAAGAACTATCCCACTCTCTCCAACACTTCAAGTTCCTGCGAATATGAGTCTTCAGGTCTATGAAAAAAGACAAGCTGCTTTTATTGAACGCTATGTGCTTGTTTCAATTCAAACCGATCTCCCCGTAAAAAATTATCTGGTCGTCGATGCCTTTTATCCCGAAGCTTTAGATAGTACCCTGTCTGGATATACAGTCAAATTTTTGCAAGCATTTTTGAATGGCCAACGATAACGGAGAAAAACGACAATCCAATCCAATCCAATCCAATCCAATCCAATCCAATCCAATCCAATCCAAAGGGAATTATGGCAGATTTTGGCCTTTGATTTTTCAGCCTAAAAGCAATATATTCAAAAAATCACGCCACTGCTAGAGTATTTTCTATGGGTAAATGTTCTTGCCTTTCTGCTTTTAAAAAATCTTTTACGCCTTTTACGGCCAGTGTGCTGACCAGCCTGATGCTCTTTTCCTGCATGACCCAGGCCCCGGTTTTAAACCAACAGGCTCCCAAGGGTAGTTTTTCAATCCAAAATGTAAAACATTCGCTGGTTCCCCAAGATACCGTTTATTTTTATAGCAATAATCCCCTCAATGCGACTCTGCCAGGATTTCAGACCCAGGCTTTGCCTAAGGATTCAGGCTGCAGTGGGGGCTGTGTAAACAGTTTAAGTGCTGTTATGAGTTGGGCCGCCCCAGGCTTTGCTCCCCAGGGAGATACGCTCACACTTGAAACCCTTCAATCGGGTTCGAATCTCAGTTATGGTTTTGGTTATGGTTTGAATGTTTTGGAAAGGGGAGTTGATAGTCAAGGCCAAGCCATTGCGACCCGTATCAGGGCAGGAACCAGTGCCCATAGAACGACATATACTGGTGGCTCACAAAATTATACCCGACACGAACACTTGGAAATGGAGTTGACCAGTACAGATGGGATCCATTTCAATTTTGATTCCAGCAAAGCCAGTTATGGTGATATGGATTATATTTGGACACTTCCTGCCTCCGCGCCAGGAACCTGCAATCAGGCTGCTTGGGGAGGAACAGGATATGGGGATAATGTACCGATCAAACAGGCTGTATTAACTTTAAATCCATTAACACAGAGTGCACATCTGCAAGCGAGCTTTAGCAATCCGTTGACTTATGCCTACCTTACCGGAGATGGTGTTCCACCAAGCTGTACTGCATTCTACAATCAATTGGGTATGGGCCAAGGCAGTATCGATATCGACTTCCTGGTGTTGTTTGAGGTAGTGCCTCAGCCGACACCCACGCCTTTACCGACTCCTACCCCAACCCCTGTTCCTACGCCCACGCCAAACCCAACGCCTACGCCTGTGCCCAGTCCATCACCTTCTCCAATTGAAGATTGTGGCTGTGAAGAACCAGGTTTTGCAATTCAAGCAGTGCCACTCAAAAAATGCAATTGCAGACTATTTCCAAAGAAAGGCCAGACTTCATGTCAGTCTGTGCAGAGGAAATTCAAACTCAGTCTGGTTTATGACTTTGATCCAACTGGGCCAGATATTACGCTGATTGTGACGCCGAATCAAAAAGGCTTAATAGATGATCGATTGGGTGCTCAAAATCTGAGGGTGACCAGTAATCGCACTCCCGACACGGTAGACCTGTTGCATCATAGAACCCCCGATCAAATAGATACACAAAATGCCAATCCGAAGTCGCCCAATTATCAAAAATTTCTTAAAAAAGCACAATTGGCCAAAGACATGTGGCAAGAAGCGCTGAGAGAAACAGTGGATTTAAAAAAACGTCAAAAGCTCATTAATGATGCTGTAAATATACAAATGACTTTGGATGAGTCTTCAAATGTCATGGATAAAGGTTCTAGCTTAAAGGCAGCACAAGAAATTGTGGATTACTATCTTGATAATCTGGCAAATTCAAGTGGGTATATTGCTTTGGCAGATATTGTAAATGATTGTCAGCAAATTCCAAACTTATTCGAGCTAGAAGAATCTTTGGCTTATGCACTTGCCATAGACATGGACAAGCAAGGACAAAGCATCGTGGGTAAGACAGGAGTAGGCCAGACTACTGAGTTAAAAATTCATCTCAGCAATGGTGATTATATTCCTATCATTGTCAAAAAGAATCTTAGAAGTAATAATACAATCAATTGGGGGGTCAGTTGCCAGCCATGAAAAACGCACGCATCAAAAAAAGCCTTCTTTTCACTTGCCTATTCTTGGGGATTCAATTTGTGCCCTTCTCAGTAAACAACGACTCTCTCGAATCTGTTCTGGCTGCATCCCAAAGCATTCTCCCTCAGCCCTTGTTTGATGTGAGAAAAAATTATCAGGACCCCGCTAAAGGATTGATGTATCCCCGTGGTTTACCCTTTTATATTGAGTCCTATTTGGGGCAATCCAGTACAGATATAAAACCAGATCTCAGTTACAAGCAAAGTAAAGAAAAAATAAAATCATATTCTGCAATTTTGCATTGGGATTTGGATGAAATCAGACCCCTCTCCTATCATCTTCTTTCTGGCAACCGTGTCATTGCTTATCTCTTGCTTGAAGCAGTAGGGGCAAGTGAAAAAGAGCTTTCAAGAAACCTCTTGGAAACTGCATTCAGTCAAAATCCGAGCTACCTGCAAGGGCGTTTTCAGTTATTGCCCCAAATGGAACTGACAGTCTATGAAAAACGCCATGAGGGTTATATTGAGCGCTATATTTTTGGTAAAAACAATTTTCTTGAAATACCTGCTCAAGAAAATCTAGCTGAAATGTTTTATCCAGAAAATCTGGAAGGGTCGTTTGATTCTGCAATTGTAAAGGCCATTCAAGAATGGATAAATACGCAAGCAACTTATCGTAAGTAAAGCTGATAATTGGTGAGAAATTCTGACCTCAGAACAAAGATTCTCCCTCGCTAAACCACTCCAACCCCTATTTTCCATTTGGTGGATTTTCCAGATTAACGGATCCTGGACAAACCAGTATACGAGCAGATATCAATGGGCAAATAGTTAATTTTGGGGTGATCGACTCCAATAATTGGTCTCCAGAAATGATGCATTCTGATAAGATTGGTTGGACTCAAAAAATGAATGAGTCCATCGCAAATGATCAAGAAACAGGACAAATTCCCAGCGACATTATCAATAAGGCAAAAAGTATCGCCAAGCAAAACAATATTCCCCTAGACACCTCTGTCCTTGATTACCTGAAAAGAAAAAATGATGCCCTCAAATTAGTTATGGCCATCGACTCCAGTAAAATAACGGATGCATTTGGAAAAAATTCTGATGGTACCCTTAAAAAGGGTACAGCCCTTGTCACCTTTGCTACCTGGCATACCTTCAACACAGGTTCTGAGCAGTACACCATGAAACTGCAAATGACCTTTAATAACGGAAAATGGAGCAAAATCGAATGCAAAAATTAATGAGATTCTTTATTTTAGCGTTTGTATTCCTTGCGGCCGTTTCTGCAGAGGCCGCAACTCCCAGCAAAATAGTCAGAAGACAAGACACTCCCTTTTCAGATGAAATGGACGTATATACACCAAGATTTGAACGTGGACTCACTCAAACTACAGAACAAATTCAAAACCTGGTTCAACGGAGCATTGAAAATAGGGAAAAACTTCAAAAAAAACACTTTTCCTTTGGCAATAAAACACTGACAAAATATACAGTTACCGCAGATCCTGGTGTACTGGTTCCTAAAAATTATAAGTTTTTTCCAAAAACAGTTACCTTTGTTGGCTATTATGAATCCCTCAATAACAAAATCGAAGGTTACTGTCTTTTAGAAGCTGTCTTTAGGTCTTCAAACCCAGAACTGGACAGCCTCTCAGATTTGCCCAGTGAAAATAGTTTTTTAAACCTGATCGATTTAAAGGGCCGCCCCCTTCAGGTTCACTACTATGAAAAAAAGAGCAATGGAAACATTGAAGCGTACTTCATTGCAGAAATTTATGGTGTCAAGATTCTACTCTTGGATTGCCTGATGTCTGAAACACTTTACCAAACAATCAAACCTGAAGTGGCCACAGCGTTAAACAGTTTGCTGGATTATTATTACCATTTTTACACATTGTTTTCTTAGAACCTCAAGCTGAATAAAAGCCAAAGATACTTTAAATAATGACTTTTGAGCTTTTCCCAAAACCCAAAACAGACTGAATCGGTAAAAAACGACAATCCAATCCAAGGGGGATTATGGCAGATTTTGGCCTTTGATTTTTCGGCCAATTTTTCTCAAAAAGGGTCAGGGGGCCTGGAAATTGCCTTGGTTCTACGGCTCCTGTGTCGCCAAGAACCAAGGACAGCGGAGCAACGCGTAGATAGCGTTGACGCACACGATGTGCGGAGACGGCGGCCCGAATCAACGGCCCACTCATCGACCTCATCATCTGCCAGAGCTGAGCGTTGAAGTAGTGACAGTTTCCCCAAATCCTCGCTGATCTCAGGTACAATGGATCCACTTCAGTGGGCACCAGAGGACAGATCAAGATCGGCAAGGAAGTACAGAATGAAACTCTGGGATATTTATAAATTCAGCGTTGAACTCGGCATTCAGACAGACCCCCGTGGGCCTGAAGCTGTGGCACAGGAGCTTGAGCGCCGCTGCAAAGCCTTTGATCAACTCAGCGCCGCTGAAAAAGAATGGTTTGACACCGACCAGCTCACCAACCCCTACCCCGATACCCGCATTCTGCAAGGGGCTGTCGATCGCGAAATCAAACACCTCTTTGTCGGCATTGATATCGGCGTATCCGAGCTGCTGCTGGTAGATCGCCTCAACCAAAAAGGGACGGGCATTGACGCCGTCATGGCCCACCACCCCGAAGGCCTGGCCCTGACCACTCTGCACCAGGCCATGGATCTGCAAACCGATATTTTTCACGGCCACGGTGTCCCGATCAATGTGGCCGATCAGATTCTGCAACGCGAAGCCGACAAAACCCATTTTGAGATCAGCGTGGGCAACTATAACCGCGTGGTTGATGCCGCCCGCCTGCTGGAACTGCCGATGCTGACCTCGCATACCACCACCGACAATCTGGTGCAGCACTATATCGAGCAAAAAATCGCAAGTGCTCAGCCCCGCCTCATTTCAGAGATCATGGAATTGCTCTCTCATGAACCGGAATACAATGAAGCCCGAAAACTTGAAGCTGGCCCCCGCCTGCTGAGTGGCAGCCCCGACAACCGCTGCGGCAAAATCATGGTCGATATGACCGGCGGCACTGATGCAGGCACAGAGATCTACGAAAAACTCGGCCAGGCGGGCATTGGTACGATTGTGGCCATGCACCTCTCCCCCGGCGTGCGCGAAGTGCTTGAAAAAGCCCATGTCAATATTGTTCTGGCCGGCCATATGTCAAGCGACTCCCTGGGTCTGAATCTCTTCATGGATCAGCTCGAAGCCCGTGGCCTGAAAATCACGGCAGGCTCAGGTTTTACCCGTTTCAAACGCGACCCTGAAACCCGCAAACTGCTGAGCTGATCATGGAACACCTGGCCCTCTACCGCAAATGGCGTCCCCAGACCTTCGGCGATTTGGTCGGGCAGGAGCATATTTCACGCACCCTGCTCAACGCCATTCGCCTCGACCGCCTGGCCCACGCCTATCTTTTCTGCGGTCCACGGGGTACAGGCAAAACCAGTACCGCACGCCTTTTGGCAAAATCCCTGAACTGCGCCAACCCCAGTGAAGGAGAACCCTGCAACCAATGTGTTTCCTGTCAGGAAATCACCGCCGGCCATTCCCTCGATGTGATCGAAATCGACGCGGCCTCGAACCGGGGCATTGACGATGCGCGTGAGCTGCGTGAACAGGTGCGTTTTTCAGCCAGTGGCGGGCATTACCGGATTTTCATCATTGATGAATTTCACATGCTCACCAACGAAGCTTTCAATGCGCTGCTGAAAACCCTCGAAGAGCCTCCCGCCAATGTGATCTTTGTCTTGGCCACCACCGAACCCCACAAGGTGCTGCAAACCATTGTTTCACGTTGTCAGCGCTTTGATTTTCAACGCATTGCCCTGCCTGCTCTGATTCAACATTTGCACAAAGTTGCCCAAGCCGAACAGATCGGCATTTCAGCCCAGGCAATTGAAGCAATTGGCCGCAAAGCGGCAGGGGGTGGGCGTGATGCCCTCAGCCTGCTCGATCAGGTACATGCCATGTCGTCACCGGGTGAAACCCTGCCCGATGCGCTGGTTTATCAGGTTTTGGGCCTGATCGAAGAGGATATTCTGCTGCAATTGGTACAGGCCCTCTTCCACGGGCAATTGGAAACCCTGCTGCAAACCCTGCAAATTCTGCTGGAGAAAGGCCACGATACCCTGCAGATCGTACAGGAGTTGCTTCAGGTGCTGCGCCATCTCACCCTTTCAGAACTGCCCCAGGCCCGTATGGAAGAACTGGGCGTGCCCTCGCATCTGGTCACCCCCTTGAAAGAATTGCGCAAACC
This genomic window from bacterium (Candidatus Blackallbacteria) CG13_big_fil_rev_8_21_14_2_50_49_14 contains:
- a CDS encoding NGG1p interacting factor NIF3 yields the protein MKLWDIYKFSVELGIQTDPRGPEAVAQELERRCKAFDQLSAAEKEWFDTDQLTNPYPDTRILQGAVDREIKHLFVGIDIGVSELLLVDRLNQKGTGIDAVMAHHPEGLALTTLHQAMDLQTDIFHGHGVPINVADQILQREADKTHFEISVGNYNRVVDAARLLELPMLTSHTTTDNLVQHYIEQKIASAQPRLISEIMELLSHEPEYNEARKLEAGPRLLSGSPDNRCGKIMVDMTGGTDAGTEIYEKLGQAGIGTIVAMHLSPGVREVLEKAHVNIVLAGHMSSDSLGLNLFMDQLEARGLKITAGSGFTRFKRDPETRKLLS
- a CDS encoding DNA polymerase III subunit gamma/tau codes for the protein MEHLALYRKWRPQTFGDLVGQEHISRTLLNAIRLDRLAHAYLFCGPRGTGKTSTARLLAKSLNCANPSEGEPCNQCVSCQEITAGHSLDVIEIDAASNRGIDDARELREQVRFSASGGHYRIFIIDEFHMLTNEAFNALLKTLEEPPANVIFVLATTEPHKVLQTIVSRCQRFDFQRIALPALIQHLHKVAQAEQIGISAQAIEAIGRKAAGGGRDALSLLDQVHAMSSPGETLPDALVYQVLGLIEEDILLQLVQALFHGQLETLLQTLQILLEKGHDTLQIVQELLQVLRHLTLSELPQARMEELGVPSHLVTPLKELRKPLAQGQTITVIEQLVKTADRLHKVTQPEIWLEADLIQICLQGESSLLQRLESLEQKLINGLPVSQEAVPSPKAAPSPPAPARPQETPPARPLPSPSLP